One Bacteroidales bacterium genomic window, GTGGTTATCAGTCGCACATATAATGAGAACAGCTACTCCAAAAGGTGCATATCCTTCGTAAATGTGTTCCTGATAGTCCGTTGCGTCTTTTTCTGAGGCTCTTTTAATAGCTCTTTCGATGTTTTCCTTGGGCATGTTATCACTACGCGCGTTTTGTATGATAGCGCGCAGCTTGGCATTGTATTCAGGATTAGGTCCATTCTCTTTGACTGCAATATAAATTTCTCTGCTATACCGGGTAAACAATCGGGATATATTACTCCAACGCTTGAGCTTCTTTTCTTTTCTGGCCTCGAATGCTCTTCCCATAGGATTTTCAAATCTTCCAACAAATGTACATCAAATTTAATCAAAATTTACATGTTAAAATAAAAATCTCTGCAAACTTAGTCTTCTATGTCCATTTTCTAAGATGGGTCTTGAAGGATATAGCTACACACTTGCGGTAAATATTACATATCAACCCGAAAAACGTAAGAGGATTCTGGTTTATTTTTTTAGAAGTTTTTCGTAAAGTGAAATGTATTTGGAAATCATGGAATCGTAATAAAAGTTTTTTACCATTTTTTTTCCATTTTGCCCTAGCTGTATTCGCAAAGAATTGTTTTTTGCAAGTAATAGCATCTTTTGGGCAATATCAGATGGATTTCTAATCTCACAAAGGAGACCATTTTTTTCGTGATGTACAATTTCCGGAATTCCACCTGCGTGGGTAGCTACAATAGGTAGGCCAAATTGCATGGCATCCAAGAGTGCTGTGCACAATCCTTCTTCTTTTGAAGTAAGAACAAAAACGTCGAAGCATTTGTACATGCTATACACGTCGTCCCTAAATCCTGTGAAAACGATATTATTATAGCAATTGAATCGTCTTGCAAAAGCTTCGACTTGTTTTCGAAGTTCTCCATCCCCCACAAGAACGAGGTATGTATTCGGCTGTTGTTGATACACGAGATCAAATGCTTTAATCAGTGTAAAATGGTCTTTATGATCGGCAAAACTAGCAACACAACCAAAGATGACACCTTCCTTGGAATTTACTTTTTTAAGTTCTATTGGACAAGAAAATTTTTCCGGGTCAATAGGTTCGATGCCACTATGAATAACTTCAAGTTTTTCGGGTTGAATGTCTTCTCTGAGGAGGATTTTTCTAATGGCTTCAGAAACAGATACTATGACCTTCAATTTGCTATGTTTATATTTCCATTTACTGAATCTGTTTTTAATGGCGGGAAAGTCGACTCTTCTTGTGTTAATTAATATAAATGAAGGGGTAAAATAACTGGCAAACAAAGCTAACGTCAATGAATGAGCGTCGTGAGTATGAACAATTTGAGGTTTGAGTTGGCGGATATAATGGCTGAGCGTCAGGATAGATCTCAATGAAAATTCATTTCTAGATGGAATGGGTAGTACGTTTAGATAACTTCTTGAAAAAAGAACACCTTTCTGATAGGCTGCGAGATGACTTTCAAACCCATACTGCAGAAGTCCTTCGTGAAGCAACAATACCTGTCGTTGACCTCCACGCCATTCTGGACCGGTGTCTAAGTGTAAAATGCGGTTCATAATTTAGATATCTCCTTTGGTTCAAAAGTAGAAACAATCATTTCAAAAAAAAATCAATTTTAAGGATTATTGATATGATAAGTTAAATGAAGGTTTACGTTCGGTTCGGGGAAGGCATTTTTTATGATAATATCCAAAGAGTCTATTCTTTGAGTAGTTCGGTTTTTAGCTGAAATAGAAATCGAATTTTTTCCTTCAGAAATCGTATACGTTTTTGGAGAAAGTTCAGGGAAAAAAAGTTGGAATGGAATTGACGAATGATTTTGAATGATAATTTCTATGTGTTTTTTCTTTTGATAGTTTATCTCAATAACCTGGATACATGCTCTAATAAAATTTTCGAGAATATTTTTAAATCCATAGACATTGTATTTATGCAAAACGAGGGTCCGTCTAGCTTGGAGAGCTTCATAGCAACCTTCTTTTGTAGCTTCTTTAACAAATAAAATTGTTAGAGGTCGATGTTCTTTATCAGAGTAAACAAAGCATGAAGGAAAATGAAGATCGGAATTTCCAATCATGGTCAGGTTTTTTTCGAGGCACCAACGATGAGCTTCCTCGCAATAATCGTTTCCATTTACAATCTCGATGCCATGCAAAAGTCCAGCTTCGTAGAGTTCAGTATGTTGATCCCACCATTTTACATTGAGGGGCTGTTGAACTTTCCAGCAAGGATGGTTCCAGAAAATAAATGCATTTTGTCGTTTAGCTTCTTCATAGGCATCGCGATAATTTTCTGTGAGAAGTTTGTTGGCATCGTTAAGAAAAATGGCATTGCTATGGCCCGGGGGCATAGAACGGGTTATTTCTGCCCCCAGTAGAAGGATGATACCATATTTTTCAGCAAGTTTTTTGGCGATTTCATAACTTTTATTCAAGTCGCCTTTGACGAAATTACTGAAGGGTTGATATTCGACATGTTCTGTCATGGATATGACTTGAATGCCTTCTCGATAAGCTTCTTCGATACGAAAAGTTGGCCAAACTAAGCCGTCAGAGAAAACTGTATGCATATGGAAATCAGCCTTTAGAGTTAAGTATCCTTCAATGTTGGGAAGCTTAATATTGGGTTGAGCATAAAAGAGTACACAAAGGAATATAAATAGTAAGGAAAAAAAATTTTTTCTCTCTCTTAAATTTTTCATTTTTTTCAAAAATAATAAAGCTTTAACTCACGCAATTATTTATGATAAATATTTGATTGCTTGAAAAGATAAAAGATTTCAAGATCCCAAACAAGTGTTAGTATTCGTCTTCATTGAAGAGAAAATCTTCTTTGGTTGGGTA contains:
- a CDS encoding glycosyltransferase family 4 protein — encoded protein: MNRILHLDTGPEWRGGQRQVLLLHEGLLQYGFESHLAAYQKGVLFSRSYLNVLPIPSRNEFSLRSILTLSHYIRQLKPQIVHTHDAHSLTLALFASYFTPSFILINTRRVDFPAIKNRFSKWKYKHSKLKVIVSVSEAIRKILLREDIQPEKLEVIHSGIEPIDPEKFSCPIELKKVNSKEGVIFGCVASFADHKDHFTLIKAFDLVYQQQPNTYLVLVGDGELRKQVEAFARRFNCYNNIVFTGFRDDVYSMYKCFDVFVLTSKEEGLCTALLDAMQFGLPIVATHAGGIPEIVHHEKNGLLCEIRNPSDIAQKMLLLAKNNSLRIQLGQNGKKMVKNFYYDSMISKYISLYEKLLKK
- a CDS encoding PHP domain-containing protein; this encodes MKNLRERKNFFSLLFIFLCVLFYAQPNIKLPNIEGYLTLKADFHMHTVFSDGLVWPTFRIEEAYREGIQVISMTEHVEYQPFSNFVKGDLNKSYEIAKKLAEKYGIILLLGAEITRSMPPGHSNAIFLNDANKLLTENYRDAYEEAKRQNAFIFWNHPCWKVQQPLNVKWWDQHTELYEAGLLHGIEIVNGNDYCEEAHRWCLEKNLTMIGNSDLHFPSCFVYSDKEHRPLTILFVKEATKEGCYEALQARRTLVLHKYNVYGFKNILENFIRACIQVIEINYQKKKHIEIIIQNHSSIPFQLFFPELSPKTYTISEGKNSISISAKNRTTQRIDSLDIIIKNAFPEPNVNLHLTYHINNP